From one Oceanimonas doudoroffii genomic stretch:
- a CDS encoding beta-ketoacyl-ACP synthase III translates to MNSKILGTGSYLPQDVRTNADLERMVETSDQWIVERTGIRERRIAGAEETVATMSYGAALRALEAAGIEAGQLDMIVLATTSADNAFPAAACEVQAMLNVPGIPAFDLAAACAGFSYALSVADQFIKSGQARHVLVIGADALSRMCDPEDRSTIILFGDGAGAVVLGASEEPGILSTHLHADGAYGELLKLPHRQRGVTGTEMDAYMHMKGNEVFKVAVSRLSDIVTQTLAANGIDKSELDWLVPHQANYRIINATARKLNMPIERVILTLDKHGNTSAASVPIALDEGVRDGRIQRGQLVLLEAFGGGFAWGSALVRF, encoded by the coding sequence ATGAACAGTAAAATTTTGGGAACCGGCAGCTACCTGCCACAGGATGTGCGTACCAACGCCGACCTGGAACGCATGGTTGAAACCAGCGACCAGTGGATTGTAGAGCGCACCGGCATTCGCGAGCGCCGCATTGCCGGTGCCGAAGAAACCGTGGCCACCATGTCTTACGGCGCCGCCCTGCGCGCCCTGGAAGCCGCCGGTATCGAAGCCGGCCAGCTCGACATGATAGTGCTGGCCACCACCAGTGCCGACAATGCCTTTCCGGCCGCCGCCTGTGAAGTGCAGGCCATGCTGAATGTGCCCGGCATTCCGGCCTTTGACCTTGCCGCCGCCTGCGCCGGCTTCAGCTACGCCCTGAGCGTGGCGGATCAGTTCATCAAGAGCGGTCAGGCCCGTCACGTGCTGGTGATTGGTGCCGACGCCCTGTCGCGCATGTGCGATCCGGAAGACCGCTCCACCATTATTCTCTTTGGCGACGGCGCCGGTGCCGTGGTGCTGGGGGCCAGCGAAGAGCCGGGCATTCTGTCCACCCACCTGCATGCCGACGGCGCCTACGGCGAGCTGCTCAAGCTGCCACACCGTCAGCGTGGCGTGACCGGCACCGAAATGGATGCCTACATGCACATGAAGGGCAACGAAGTGTTCAAGGTGGCAGTAAGCCGTTTGAGCGACATCGTGACCCAGACCCTCGCAGCCAACGGCATCGACAAGTCGGAACTCGACTGGCTGGTTCCGCATCAGGCCAACTACCGTATTATCAACGCCACCGCCCGCAAGCTGAACATGCCCATCGAGCGCGTCATTCTGACCCTCGACAAGCACGGCAACACCTCGGCGGCCAGTGTGCCCATCGCCCTGGATGAAGGGGTGCGCGACGGTCGCATTCAGCGCGGCCAGCTGGTGCTGCTGGAAGCCTTTGGCGGCGGTTTTGCCTGGGGCTCCGCCCTGGTACGTTTTTAA
- the plsX gene encoding phosphate acyltransferase PlsX codes for MPQLTVALDMMGGDFGPSVTVPAAAQALSLLPDLKLMLFGSRTALSPWLERHHLSSHPRVQVHYCTQQVTNEHKAGYALRHLTDSSMRQALEALARGEAQACVSGGNTGALMALALRVVHTLPGVARPALITRLPQAGGGHALLLDLGANVCCDAGQLVQFALMGDAVARHVLSQSRPRVALLNVGAEANKGNDAVRQAARRLKELPELHYTGYVEGDDLFTGKADVIVCDGFVGNVALKTSEGVARLLLGAGKKRGFWWKLLAFWVKRRLSHLNPDQYNGASLIGLRSSVVKSHGSAGSPAFLNAILQAVAEIEHGLPARIAHRFDTAPQDSHAR; via the coding sequence TTGCCGCAGCTGACCGTTGCGCTTGATATGATGGGGGGCGATTTCGGCCCTTCAGTTACAGTGCCTGCCGCCGCGCAGGCACTGTCGCTTCTGCCCGACCTCAAGCTGATGTTGTTCGGGTCCCGGACGGCGCTTTCCCCCTGGCTTGAACGCCACCACCTGAGCTCCCATCCTCGAGTGCAGGTGCACTATTGCACCCAACAGGTCACCAATGAGCACAAGGCCGGTTACGCCCTGCGTCACCTGACCGATTCGTCCATGCGGCAGGCCCTTGAGGCCCTGGCCCGGGGCGAGGCCCAGGCGTGCGTGAGTGGCGGCAACACCGGCGCCCTGATGGCACTGGCGTTGCGGGTGGTGCACACCCTGCCGGGCGTGGCCCGGCCGGCGCTGATCACCCGTCTGCCCCAGGCCGGCGGCGGTCATGCGTTGTTGCTCGATTTGGGCGCCAACGTGTGCTGTGATGCCGGTCAGCTGGTACAGTTCGCGCTGATGGGCGATGCGGTGGCACGCCATGTGCTGTCGCAGTCGCGTCCTCGCGTGGCGCTGCTGAATGTGGGCGCCGAGGCGAACAAGGGCAACGATGCCGTGCGCCAGGCGGCCCGCCGCCTGAAGGAGTTGCCCGAGCTGCACTATACCGGTTATGTGGAAGGGGATGATCTCTTTACCGGCAAGGCCGATGTCATTGTCTGTGACGGCTTCGTCGGTAACGTGGCGCTCAAAACCAGCGAGGGTGTGGCCCGGCTGCTGCTGGGGGCAGGTAAAAAGCGGGGCTTCTGGTGGAAACTGCTCGCTTTCTGGGTAAAACGGCGACTTTCTCATCTGAACCCAGACCAGTATAATGGCGCCAGTCTGATAGGATTGCGTTCCAGTGTGGTAAAAAGCCACGGGAGCGCAGGATCACCCGCCTTCTTGAATGCGATTCTGCAGGCCGTTGCCGAGATCGAGCACGGGCTACCTGCCAGAATTGCGCATCGTTTCGATACTGCCCCTCAGGACAGTCACGCAAGATAA
- the rpmF gene encoding 50S ribosomal protein L32 — MAVQQNRKTRSKRGMRRSHDALSTANLSVDQTTGETHRRHHVTADGFYRGQKVIAK; from the coding sequence ATGGCCGTACAACAGAACCGTAAAACCCGTTCCAAGCGTGGTATGCGTCGTTCACACGATGCCCTGAGCACTGCCAACCTGTCTGTAGACCAGACCACTGGCGAAACTCATCGTCGTCACCACGTGACTGCCGATGGTTTCTACCGTGGCCAGAAGGTAATCGCCAAGTAA
- the yceD gene encoding 23S rRNA accumulation protein YceD: MEKVKLPIKVDPARCANKRLDYQGVYAAELMPRLAESTQGIHGDIDASLSFGTDAQGLRVMTGHARAQIALQCQRCNELFDTTIESEFTYTPLRRDAEAPELPEAYETFEADEFGEVNLVEIIEDELILALPLVPAHENEHCAEGKYDLSYGDIPEAEERPNPFAILEELKRK; the protein is encoded by the coding sequence ATGGAAAAGGTAAAGTTGCCCATCAAGGTAGACCCCGCTCGCTGCGCCAATAAACGCCTGGATTATCAGGGTGTTTATGCCGCAGAACTGATGCCCAGACTGGCGGAGTCGACCCAAGGTATCCATGGTGATATCGACGCATCTCTGAGCTTTGGCACCGATGCCCAGGGGCTTCGTGTGATGACGGGTCATGCCCGCGCACAGATCGCCCTTCAGTGCCAGCGCTGTAACGAGCTGTTCGACACCACCATAGAGTCCGAGTTTACGTACACGCCTTTGCGTCGAGACGCCGAGGCGCCGGAGCTGCCGGAAGCGTACGAGACGTTCGAGGCAGATGAATTCGGGGAAGTTAACCTGGTTGAGATCATTGAGGATGAACTCATTCTCGCCCTGCCGCTGGTGCCGGCTCATGAAAATGAGCACTGTGCCGAAGGCAAGTATGATCTGAGTTATGGCGACATTCCCGAAGCCGAAGAACGTCCGAATCCTTTCGCGATTCTGGAAGAATTAAAACGCAAGTAA
- a CDS encoding Maf family protein, with amino-acid sequence MPPLILASSSPYRRALLTRLGLTFDCHSPDIDESPLPGERGDALALRLARQKAAAVAAHYQHGLVIGSDQVCVNGDKLLGKPGTIEKAREQLLAAAGKRVSFYTGLCLHDIGSGQSRALVEPFHVHFRPLTAAQIDRYLEQEPALDCAGAFKCEGLGISLFERMDGRDPNSLVGLPLIALVDALAEFGVEVP; translated from the coding sequence ATGCCGCCCCTGATCCTCGCCTCTTCCTCCCCTTATCGCCGCGCCCTGCTGACACGTCTGGGGCTCACCTTTGACTGTCACAGCCCGGACATCGATGAGTCCCCCCTGCCCGGCGAACGCGGCGACGCCCTTGCCCTGCGCCTGGCACGGCAAAAGGCGGCTGCGGTGGCCGCCCACTATCAGCACGGCCTGGTGATTGGCTCGGATCAGGTTTGTGTGAATGGCGACAAATTACTGGGCAAGCCCGGCACCATCGAAAAGGCCCGGGAGCAACTACTGGCCGCCGCCGGCAAGCGCGTGTCTTTTTATACCGGCCTGTGTCTGCACGACATCGGCTCGGGCCAAAGCCGCGCATTGGTTGAGCCCTTTCACGTGCACTTTCGCCCACTCACCGCCGCACAGATTGATCGTTACCTCGAGCAGGAGCCGGCCCTGGACTGCGCCGGGGCCTTCAAGTGCGAAGGCCTTGGCATCAGCCTGTTTGAACGCATGGACGGCCGTGACCCCAACAGCCTGGTGGGCCTGCCGCTGATCGCCCTGGTGGATGCGCTGGCGGAATTCGGAGTGGAAGTGCCTTAA
- a CDS encoding REP-associated tyrosine transposase — MQYRRMWRQGGTFFFTVTLADRRRALLTEHITLLREAFRRVKRRHPFELDAIVVLPEHLHALMTLPKGDTDYAKRWHLIKSGFSRRLPATEWRSDSRQRRRERGIWQRRYWEHLIRDERDFRHHMDYIHYNPVKHGYVNAVKDWPYSSFHRYVRAGLLPEDWAGLSAEQATRQYGE, encoded by the coding sequence ATGCAGTACCGGCGCATGTGGCGACAAGGTGGTACCTTTTTCTTTACGGTTACTCTGGCGGATCGGCGCCGGGCCTTGCTGACCGAGCACATCACGCTATTACGCGAAGCCTTTCGCCGGGTGAAACGCCGCCACCCCTTTGAACTTGACGCCATCGTCGTGTTGCCGGAGCACCTGCACGCCCTTATGACGCTGCCCAAGGGCGACACCGATTACGCCAAGCGCTGGCACCTGATCAAGTCCGGTTTTTCCCGTCGCCTGCCCGCCACGGAATGGCGCAGTGACAGCCGCCAGCGCAGGAGGGAACGGGGGATCTGGCAGCGTCGTTACTGGGAACATCTGATCCGTGACGAAAGGGATTTCCGCCATCACATGGATTACATTCACTATAACCCGGTAAAACACGGTTATGTGAATGCGGTAAAAGACTGGCCCTACTCCAGTTTTCACCGTTATGTGCGGGCCGGGCTGTTACCGGAAGACTGGGCGGGGTTGTCGGCAGAGCAAGCAACCCGCCAATACGGAGAGTAG